Proteins co-encoded in one Cottoperca gobio unplaced genomic scaffold, fCotGob3.1 fCotGob3_42arrow_ctg1, whole genome shotgun sequence genomic window:
- the LOC115006021 gene encoding bestrophin-3 isoform X3: MYCDKYAEQIPVTFVLGFYVTLVVNRWWNQFVNLPWPDRLMFLISRYKLCVQGKDEYGRLLRRTLVRYVNLTSLLIFRSVSTAVCKRFPTMDHVVEAGFMTPEERKVFENIRSPHLKYWIPVVWFSNLASKARQEGRIKDSIDLQNILKEMNVFRTWCATLFGYDWVGIPLVYTQVVTLAVYTFFFACLIGRQFLDPARGYQGHDLDLYVPVFTLLQFFFYSGWLKVAEQLINPFGEDDDDFEANWIIDRNLQVSLLAVDEMHMNLPHMTKDLYWNDCEARPPYTLAAADYCIPSFLGSTTDMGLSDILQVDEADVSNNRPRQQDSVLAWRQESVLGRVRRLLSVQEPPDLPLSRPIFKRHSSDATGSFFPDFRVNPRPDNTGLPSPAKDTLSTLREVSSNPPSPESSPSTVFPRLVISPPLSGLMDSSGICEAAKPQNGLDPTPTEEALALDTPRNSSLVCCSPTQLGPKEFRWANHPPTRPRGRQFSLQFSRQSSKASVRSLPSPKALGRRRRGLARFQSRRSPGPPSGTLQIPDAEYDNDFQGLAGTEDDENKGTNNSEEIKKQDS; the protein is encoded by the exons ATGTACTGTGATAAATACGCGGAGCAGATCCCCGTCACCTTCGTCCTCG GTTTCTACGTGACTCTGGTGGTGAATCGATGGTGGAATCAGTTTGTTAATCTGCCGTGGCCGGACCGCCTCATGTTCCTCATCTCCAGGTACAAACT ctgtgttcAGGGTAAAGACGAATATGGCCGCCTGCTGCGCCGGACGTTAGTGCGTTACGTTAACCTGACGTCGCTGCTCATCTTCCGCTCCGTCAGCACCGCCGTCTGCAAACGCTTCCCCACCATGGACCACGTGGTCGAGGCAG GTTTTATGACTCCAGAGGAGCGGAAGGTGTTTGAGAATATCCGCTCTCCTCACCTGAAGTACTGGATCCCCGTCGTCTGGTTCTCCAACTTGGCGTCTAAAGCTCGACAGGAAGGACGAATCAAGGACAGCATCGACCTGCAGAACATCCTCAAG GAGATGAATGTGTTCAGGACTTGGTGTGCGACTCTCTTCGGCTACGACTGGGTCGGCATCCCGCTGGTTTACACACag GTCGTCACCCTCGCCGTCTACACCTTTTTCTTCGCTTGTCTTATCGGTCGTCAGTTCCTCGACCCCGCGCGGGGTTACCAAGGTCACGACCTCGACCTCTACGTCCCCGTCTTCACGCTGCTGCAGTTCTTCTTCTACTCCGGCTGGCTGAAG GTAGCGGAGCAGCTGATCAACCCGTTCGGGGAGGACGATGACGACTTTGAAGCTAACTGGATCATTGACAGGAACCTTCAG GTGTCTCTGCTGGCCGTAGATGAGATGCACATGAACCTGCCTCACATGACCAAAGACCTGTACTGGAACGACTGCGAGGCGCGCCCGCCGTACACGCTGGCTGCTGCCGACTACTGCATCCCTTCATTCCTCGGCTCCACCACCGACATGGg acTCTCCGACATCCTGCAGGTTGATGAGGCTGACGTTAGCAACAATCGTCCACGGCAACAGGACTCTGTTTTGGCTTGGCGCCAAGAGTCG GTTCTGGGTCGAGTCCGCCGGCTGCTGAGCGTTCAGGAGCCTCCTGACCTCCCACTTTCTCGACCCATCTTCAAACGACACAGCAGCGACGCAACAGGAAGCTTCTTCCCAGACTTCAG GGTCAATCCACGTCCAGACAACACGGGTCTACCCTCCCCTGCCAAGGACACCCTGTCCACCTTAAGGGAGGTCAGCAGTAACCCTCCATCCCCTGAAAGCTCGCCCTCTACTGTTTTCCCCCGGCTCGTCATTAGTCCACCTTTGTCTGGATTAATGGACTCTTCTGGAATTTGTGAAGCGGCAAAACCACAGAATGGACTGGATCCCACCCCCACTGAGGAGGCACTGGCCTTGGATACCCCGAG GAACAGCTCCTTGGTCTGTTGTTCCCCCACCCAGCTGGGACCCAAGGAATTCCGCTGGGCCAATCACCCACCAACCCGGCCACGGGGGCGCCAGTTCTCCCTCCAGTTCTCCAGGCAGTCATCGAAAGCGTCAGTCCGAAGCCTGCCAAGCCCCAAGGCTCTGGGAAGGCGGAGACGAGGCCTGGCTCGATTCCAATCCCGACGATCACCTGGACCACCAAGTGGCACTCTGCAGATCCCTGATGCTGAGTACGACAACGACTTCCAGGGACTGGCAGGGACTGAGGATGACGAGAACAAAGGAACCAACAACAGTGAAGAGATCAAGAAACAGGACTCCTAA
- the LOC115006021 gene encoding bestrophin-3 isoform X1 — translation MTVTYSSKVANASFFSFHRLLLRWRGSIYKLLYREFILFVLLYSVLSVVYRLVLSDPQKRLFEKLSMYCDKYAEQIPVTFVLGFYVTLVVNRWWNQFVNLPWPDRLMFLISRYKLCVQGKDEYGRLLRRTLVRYVNLTSLLIFRSVSTAVCKRFPTMDHVVEAGFMTPEERKVFENIRSPHLKYWIPVVWFSNLASKARQEGRIKDSIDLQNILKEMNVFRTWCATLFGYDWVGIPLVYTQVVTLAVYTFFFACLIGRQFLDPARGYQGHDLDLYVPVFTLLQFFFYSGWLKVAEQLINPFGEDDDDFEANWIIDRNLQVSLLAVDEMHMNLPHMTKDLYWNDCEARPPYTLAAADYCIPSFLGSTTDMGLSDILQVDEADVSNNRPRQQDSVLAWRQESVLGRVRRLLSVQEPPDLPLSRPIFKRHSSDATGSFFPDFRVNPRPDNTGLPSPAKDTLSTLREVSSNPPSPESSPSTVFPRLVISPPLSGLMDSSGICEAAKPQNGLDPTPTEEALALDTPRNSSLVCCSPTQLGPKEFRWANHPPTRPRGRQFSLQFSRQSSKASVRSLPSPKALGRRRRGLARFQSRRSPGPPSGTLQIPDAEYDNDFQGLAGTEDDENKGTNNSEEIKKQDS, via the exons ATGACCGTCACATATTCCAGTAAAGTCGCCAACGCCTCCTTCTTCAGTTTCCACCGGCTGCTGCTGCGTTGGAGGGGAAGCATCTACAAGCTGCTGTACCGAGAGTTCATCCTGTTCGTCCTGCTCTACAGCGTGCTGAGCGTCGTGtacag GCTCGTCCTCTCAGACCCACAGAAGAGGTTGTTCGAGAAACTTTCCATGTACTGTGATAAATACGCGGAGCAGATCCCCGTCACCTTCGTCCTCG GTTTCTACGTGACTCTGGTGGTGAATCGATGGTGGAATCAGTTTGTTAATCTGCCGTGGCCGGACCGCCTCATGTTCCTCATCTCCAGGTACAAACT ctgtgttcAGGGTAAAGACGAATATGGCCGCCTGCTGCGCCGGACGTTAGTGCGTTACGTTAACCTGACGTCGCTGCTCATCTTCCGCTCCGTCAGCACCGCCGTCTGCAAACGCTTCCCCACCATGGACCACGTGGTCGAGGCAG GTTTTATGACTCCAGAGGAGCGGAAGGTGTTTGAGAATATCCGCTCTCCTCACCTGAAGTACTGGATCCCCGTCGTCTGGTTCTCCAACTTGGCGTCTAAAGCTCGACAGGAAGGACGAATCAAGGACAGCATCGACCTGCAGAACATCCTCAAG GAGATGAATGTGTTCAGGACTTGGTGTGCGACTCTCTTCGGCTACGACTGGGTCGGCATCCCGCTGGTTTACACACag GTCGTCACCCTCGCCGTCTACACCTTTTTCTTCGCTTGTCTTATCGGTCGTCAGTTCCTCGACCCCGCGCGGGGTTACCAAGGTCACGACCTCGACCTCTACGTCCCCGTCTTCACGCTGCTGCAGTTCTTCTTCTACTCCGGCTGGCTGAAG GTAGCGGAGCAGCTGATCAACCCGTTCGGGGAGGACGATGACGACTTTGAAGCTAACTGGATCATTGACAGGAACCTTCAG GTGTCTCTGCTGGCCGTAGATGAGATGCACATGAACCTGCCTCACATGACCAAAGACCTGTACTGGAACGACTGCGAGGCGCGCCCGCCGTACACGCTGGCTGCTGCCGACTACTGCATCCCTTCATTCCTCGGCTCCACCACCGACATGGg acTCTCCGACATCCTGCAGGTTGATGAGGCTGACGTTAGCAACAATCGTCCACGGCAACAGGACTCTGTTTTGGCTTGGCGCCAAGAGTCG GTTCTGGGTCGAGTCCGCCGGCTGCTGAGCGTTCAGGAGCCTCCTGACCTCCCACTTTCTCGACCCATCTTCAAACGACACAGCAGCGACGCAACAGGAAGCTTCTTCCCAGACTTCAG GGTCAATCCACGTCCAGACAACACGGGTCTACCCTCCCCTGCCAAGGACACCCTGTCCACCTTAAGGGAGGTCAGCAGTAACCCTCCATCCCCTGAAAGCTCGCCCTCTACTGTTTTCCCCCGGCTCGTCATTAGTCCACCTTTGTCTGGATTAATGGACTCTTCTGGAATTTGTGAAGCGGCAAAACCACAGAATGGACTGGATCCCACCCCCACTGAGGAGGCACTGGCCTTGGATACCCCGAG GAACAGCTCCTTGGTCTGTTGTTCCCCCACCCAGCTGGGACCCAAGGAATTCCGCTGGGCCAATCACCCACCAACCCGGCCACGGGGGCGCCAGTTCTCCCTCCAGTTCTCCAGGCAGTCATCGAAAGCGTCAGTCCGAAGCCTGCCAAGCCCCAAGGCTCTGGGAAGGCGGAGACGAGGCCTGGCTCGATTCCAATCCCGACGATCACCTGGACCACCAAGTGGCACTCTGCAGATCCCTGATGCTGAGTACGACAACGACTTCCAGGGACTGGCAGGGACTGAGGATGACGAGAACAAAGGAACCAACAACAGTGAAGAGATCAAGAAACAGGACTCCTAA
- the LOC115005988 gene encoding cathepsin E-like, whose product MLRPVLLLLLIWTSSALVRVPLRRVPSIRSQLRADGLLVEFLKDHRPDMFNRRYVQCFPPGTPSLRLGSSSEKIYNFMDAQYYGEISLGTPVQNFSVIFDTGSSDLWVPSAYCVSQACALHRRFRAFQSTSFHHDGRIFGIHYGSGHLMGVMARDTLKVGGLTIQTQEFGESVYEPGSAFVMARFDGILGLGYPSLAEILGNTVFDNMMAQKTVDEPVFSFYLTRKTSVSNPEGELLLGGTDEALYSGPINWLPVTVRGYWQIKMDSVAVQGVSSFCPHGCQAIIDTGTTLIAGPTKDILSLQQLIGATPTTIGEFIIDCARLTSLPHVTFILGGKEYTLCAEHYVRKEMLGDRELCFSGFQATDIVSTEGPLWILGDVFLTEVYTIFDRGQNRVGFASAKHIT is encoded by the exons aTGTTGAGGCcggtgttgctgctgctgttgatttGGACGAGCTCAGCGCTGGTCAG GGTGCCGCTGAGGCGGGTGCCTTCGATTCGCTCCCAGCTGCGGGCCGACGGCCTGCTAGTGGAGTTCTTGAAGGATCACCGCCCCGACATGTTTAACCGCCGCTATGTTCAGTGCTTCCCGCCCGGCACGCCGTCACTGCGGCTCGGAAGCTCCAGCGAGAAGATCTACAACTTCATGGAC GCTCAGTATTACGGGGAAATCTCTTTGGGGACTCCGGTGCAAAACTTCTCTGTGATTTTTGACACCGGCTCATCCGACCTCTGGGTGCCGTCAGCCTACTGCGTCAGCCAAGCCTGTg cattGCACAGGCGTTTCAGGGCATTTCAGTCCACCTCTTTCCATCATGACGGTCGGATATTTGGGATTCACTACGGATCAGGACACCTGATGGGAGTCATGGCCAGAGACACTCTGAAG GTTGGGGGTCTGACCATACAAACACAGGAGTTTGGGGAGTCAGTCTACGAGCCCGGCTCAGCTTTTGTAATGGCGAGATTCGACGGCATTCTGGGTCTGGGTTACCCGTCCCTGGCAGAGATCCTTGGTAACACTGTTTTCGACAACATGATGGCGCAAAAGACGGTGGACGAGCCGGTGTTTTCCTTCTATCTCACCAG GAAAACAAGTGTCAGCAACCCGGAAGGCGAACTGTTGCTTGGCGGAACAGACGAGGCGCTGTACAGCGGACCAATCAACTGGCTTCCTGTGACTGTTAGGGGCTACTGGCAGATTAAGATGGACAG TGTTGCGGTGCAGGGTGTGAGTTCGTTCTGTCCTCATGGTTGCCAGGCGATTATCGATACTGGAACCACCCTCATCGCCGGACCGACCAAAGACATCCTCAGCCTTCAGCAGCTGATTGGAGCCACGCCCACAACCATCGGAGAg ttcatTATCGACTGTGCCAGGTTGACCAGTTTGCCCCATGTGACATTCATCCTCGGAGGAAAGGAGTACACGCTGTGTGCTGAGCACTACGTCAGGAAG gAGATGCTTGGCGACAGGGAGTTGTGTTTCAGTGGTTTCCAGGCCACGGACATAGTTTCCACCGAAGGCCCCCTGTGGATTCTGGGAGATGTATTTTTGACAGAGGTCTACACCATCTTCGACAGAGGACAGAACCGGGTCGGCTTTGCCTCTGCTAAGCACATAACCTAA
- the LOC115006021 gene encoding bestrophin-3 isoform X2, which translates to MTVTYSSKVANASFFSFHRLLLRWRGSIYKLLYREFILFVLLYSVLSVVYRLVLSDPQKRLFEKLSMYCDKYAEQIPVTFVLGFYVTLVVNRWWNQFVNLPWPDRLMFLISSCVQGKDEYGRLLRRTLVRYVNLTSLLIFRSVSTAVCKRFPTMDHVVEAGFMTPEERKVFENIRSPHLKYWIPVVWFSNLASKARQEGRIKDSIDLQNILKEMNVFRTWCATLFGYDWVGIPLVYTQVVTLAVYTFFFACLIGRQFLDPARGYQGHDLDLYVPVFTLLQFFFYSGWLKVAEQLINPFGEDDDDFEANWIIDRNLQVSLLAVDEMHMNLPHMTKDLYWNDCEARPPYTLAAADYCIPSFLGSTTDMGLSDILQVDEADVSNNRPRQQDSVLAWRQESVLGRVRRLLSVQEPPDLPLSRPIFKRHSSDATGSFFPDFRVNPRPDNTGLPSPAKDTLSTLREVSSNPPSPESSPSTVFPRLVISPPLSGLMDSSGICEAAKPQNGLDPTPTEEALALDTPRNSSLVCCSPTQLGPKEFRWANHPPTRPRGRQFSLQFSRQSSKASVRSLPSPKALGRRRRGLARFQSRRSPGPPSGTLQIPDAEYDNDFQGLAGTEDDENKGTNNSEEIKKQDS; encoded by the exons ATGACCGTCACATATTCCAGTAAAGTCGCCAACGCCTCCTTCTTCAGTTTCCACCGGCTGCTGCTGCGTTGGAGGGGAAGCATCTACAAGCTGCTGTACCGAGAGTTCATCCTGTTCGTCCTGCTCTACAGCGTGCTGAGCGTCGTGtacag GCTCGTCCTCTCAGACCCACAGAAGAGGTTGTTCGAGAAACTTTCCATGTACTGTGATAAATACGCGGAGCAGATCCCCGTCACCTTCGTCCTCG GTTTCTACGTGACTCTGGTGGTGAATCGATGGTGGAATCAGTTTGTTAATCTGCCGTGGCCGGACCGCCTCATGTTCCTCATCTCCAG ctgtgttcAGGGTAAAGACGAATATGGCCGCCTGCTGCGCCGGACGTTAGTGCGTTACGTTAACCTGACGTCGCTGCTCATCTTCCGCTCCGTCAGCACCGCCGTCTGCAAACGCTTCCCCACCATGGACCACGTGGTCGAGGCAG GTTTTATGACTCCAGAGGAGCGGAAGGTGTTTGAGAATATCCGCTCTCCTCACCTGAAGTACTGGATCCCCGTCGTCTGGTTCTCCAACTTGGCGTCTAAAGCTCGACAGGAAGGACGAATCAAGGACAGCATCGACCTGCAGAACATCCTCAAG GAGATGAATGTGTTCAGGACTTGGTGTGCGACTCTCTTCGGCTACGACTGGGTCGGCATCCCGCTGGTTTACACACag GTCGTCACCCTCGCCGTCTACACCTTTTTCTTCGCTTGTCTTATCGGTCGTCAGTTCCTCGACCCCGCGCGGGGTTACCAAGGTCACGACCTCGACCTCTACGTCCCCGTCTTCACGCTGCTGCAGTTCTTCTTCTACTCCGGCTGGCTGAAG GTAGCGGAGCAGCTGATCAACCCGTTCGGGGAGGACGATGACGACTTTGAAGCTAACTGGATCATTGACAGGAACCTTCAG GTGTCTCTGCTGGCCGTAGATGAGATGCACATGAACCTGCCTCACATGACCAAAGACCTGTACTGGAACGACTGCGAGGCGCGCCCGCCGTACACGCTGGCTGCTGCCGACTACTGCATCCCTTCATTCCTCGGCTCCACCACCGACATGGg acTCTCCGACATCCTGCAGGTTGATGAGGCTGACGTTAGCAACAATCGTCCACGGCAACAGGACTCTGTTTTGGCTTGGCGCCAAGAGTCG GTTCTGGGTCGAGTCCGCCGGCTGCTGAGCGTTCAGGAGCCTCCTGACCTCCCACTTTCTCGACCCATCTTCAAACGACACAGCAGCGACGCAACAGGAAGCTTCTTCCCAGACTTCAG GGTCAATCCACGTCCAGACAACACGGGTCTACCCTCCCCTGCCAAGGACACCCTGTCCACCTTAAGGGAGGTCAGCAGTAACCCTCCATCCCCTGAAAGCTCGCCCTCTACTGTTTTCCCCCGGCTCGTCATTAGTCCACCTTTGTCTGGATTAATGGACTCTTCTGGAATTTGTGAAGCGGCAAAACCACAGAATGGACTGGATCCCACCCCCACTGAGGAGGCACTGGCCTTGGATACCCCGAG GAACAGCTCCTTGGTCTGTTGTTCCCCCACCCAGCTGGGACCCAAGGAATTCCGCTGGGCCAATCACCCACCAACCCGGCCACGGGGGCGCCAGTTCTCCCTCCAGTTCTCCAGGCAGTCATCGAAAGCGTCAGTCCGAAGCCTGCCAAGCCCCAAGGCTCTGGGAAGGCGGAGACGAGGCCTGGCTCGATTCCAATCCCGACGATCACCTGGACCACCAAGTGGCACTCTGCAGATCCCTGATGCTGAGTACGACAACGACTTCCAGGGACTGGCAGGGACTGAGGATGACGAGAACAAAGGAACCAACAACAGTGAAGAGATCAAGAAACAGGACTCCTAA